One part of the Tunicatimonas pelagia genome encodes these proteins:
- a CDS encoding ABC transporter permease produces the protein MSSPDNPSPPRWLLRFFHWYCHPDYVEDIEGDLRERYERNVEERGEKAAYWRFTKDVVKLFRPGIIRPFYKIQPINHTAMFQNYFKIGWRNLLKHKGYSLINIGGLAVGMAVCILIVLYVKDELSFDRFHTNAGQIYRIAGEYDQGGDATNRSAITTYLLASDLEERFSAIEEIVRIDNFTGAFITYKDQQYTEEEVYYVDSTFLDVFSFSLLEGDARTALDAPNSVILSQTMVEKYFGQPTPAVGKTLTFFDTLSVVVTGVMENMPSNSHLQADFLVSMKTVEPLYPQWVFENRTGTSHHTYIQLTEKADPRALATQINQYVSENEGEGEARQRKYFLQALTDIHLHSALTGEISPNGDIQYVYLFSVVALLIVLIASINYINLATAYAIKRSREVGVRRALGALKKQLIVQFLSEATLVVGIALVAAGFLAELSMPLFREITGKETTLNLLSFSSMSVYLLLIALGVGLLAGSYPAFFISSFPSVDVIKGHTHSGSGIHLVRKGLVAFQFIASILLLTGAMVVFKQLNFLRHENLGITTEQVVLVPLPTESIQQQYETLKTRLLEDSRFISITAANAPLTQRVGGWRPYWLDGSEESTTIPTVVVEQDFFATLEATFVSGRDFSPTRPTDVSEAFIINESAQKFLELESPVGTPIIGAAFTGSEWSRKNAQIIGVVEDFHLASLHTEIQPMIFSLHSEQTMAVQLMAIRVEGNLIRTIQHLEATWQDMAFGRSLSYSFMDEDVYALYQGEERFLRIFTLFSMLALGIGGLGVYGLASFVVAQRTKEIGIRKVLGATVSSITMLLSRDFTKLILIAFLVAAPIGYFIMNRWLENFAYRVDIGIGILITTSGIVLLITLLTVCYQSVKAALANPVDSLRNE, from the coding sequence ATGAGCTCGCCCGATAATCCTTCACCTCCTCGATGGCTCCTCCGCTTTTTCCACTGGTACTGTCATCCCGATTATGTGGAAGATATTGAGGGGGATTTACGGGAACGATACGAGCGGAATGTAGAAGAAAGGGGAGAGAAGGCTGCCTACTGGAGGTTCACTAAGGATGTGGTGAAGCTTTTCAGACCGGGAATTATCCGTCCCTTTTATAAAATACAACCTATAAATCATACAGCTATGTTTCAAAACTATTTCAAAATCGGCTGGCGCAATCTACTTAAGCATAAAGGCTATTCGCTCATTAATATAGGTGGATTGGCAGTCGGCATGGCAGTTTGTATTCTCATTGTTTTATATGTGAAAGACGAGCTTTCGTTTGACCGCTTTCATACTAACGCTGGGCAGATTTATCGGATAGCAGGAGAATACGATCAAGGGGGTGATGCAACCAACCGAAGCGCAATTACTACTTACTTATTAGCTTCTGATTTGGAAGAAAGGTTCTCAGCGATTGAAGAAATAGTACGTATTGATAACTTTACTGGAGCCTTTATCACCTACAAAGACCAGCAGTATACCGAAGAAGAGGTTTACTACGTAGATAGCACGTTTCTGGATGTTTTCTCTTTCTCCTTGCTAGAAGGCGATGCCCGAACGGCACTGGATGCTCCAAACTCGGTTATTCTAAGTCAAACAATGGTTGAGAAGTACTTCGGTCAACCTACTCCGGCAGTTGGCAAAACGCTCACCTTCTTTGATACACTATCAGTGGTGGTAACCGGAGTGATGGAAAACATGCCGAGTAATTCCCATTTACAGGCTGATTTTCTAGTATCAATGAAGACTGTAGAGCCTCTTTACCCTCAATGGGTTTTTGAGAATCGCACAGGTACTAGTCACCACACCTACATTCAACTCACAGAAAAAGCTGATCCGAGAGCGTTGGCTACGCAGATCAATCAGTACGTTTCAGAAAACGAAGGGGAAGGTGAAGCTCGTCAACGTAAATACTTTCTACAAGCCCTTACTGACATACACCTCCACTCGGCGTTAACTGGCGAAATCAGTCCCAATGGCGATATTCAGTACGTTTATCTTTTTTCGGTGGTGGCACTGCTAATTGTTCTGATTGCTAGTATCAACTACATCAATTTGGCTACTGCTTACGCAATAAAACGATCTAGGGAAGTAGGGGTTCGCAGGGCATTAGGAGCTTTGAAAAAACAATTGATCGTTCAATTTTTGAGCGAAGCAACGCTGGTGGTGGGTATCGCCTTGGTGGCTGCTGGGTTTCTGGCTGAGTTAAGTATGCCACTGTTTCGGGAAATTACCGGAAAAGAAACCACCTTAAACCTTCTGAGTTTTTCTTCTATGTCTGTTTATCTACTACTTATTGCACTAGGAGTAGGTTTGTTAGCAGGTAGTTACCCGGCCTTCTTCATCTCATCTTTTCCCTCTGTTGATGTAATAAAGGGTCACACTCATTCAGGAAGCGGTATTCATTTGGTACGAAAAGGGCTGGTAGCTTTCCAGTTTATAGCCTCCATCTTATTGCTAACCGGAGCAATGGTGGTTTTTAAACAACTAAATTTCCTTCGTCACGAAAACTTAGGTATTACCACCGAACAAGTAGTGCTGGTTCCGTTACCCACCGAATCTATCCAGCAGCAGTACGAAACTTTAAAGACTCGCTTGTTAGAAGATAGCCGCTTCATAAGTATTACGGCAGCTAACGCACCACTGACTCAACGGGTAGGAGGATGGCGTCCCTATTGGTTAGATGGTTCAGAAGAGAGTACAACGATTCCTACTGTGGTGGTAGAACAAGATTTTTTCGCAACGTTGGAAGCTACTTTTGTGAGTGGAAGAGATTTTTCACCAACTCGCCCTACCGATGTATCCGAGGCATTTATCATCAACGAAAGTGCCCAAAAGTTTCTTGAGCTAGAGTCACCCGTAGGAACCCCGATCATTGGAGCAGCATTTACCGGAAGTGAGTGGTCTAGGAAAAATGCTCAGATTATTGGGGTTGTTGAAGACTTTCACTTAGCCTCACTGCATACTGAAATTCAACCGATGATTTTCTCATTGCATTCCGAACAGACGATGGCCGTGCAATTGATGGCTATTCGGGTGGAAGGTAATTTAATCAGAACAATACAACACTTAGAAGCTACGTGGCAAGATATGGCCTTCGGACGATCGCTTTCTTATTCTTTTATGGATGAAGATGTATACGCTCTTTACCAAGGGGAAGAGCGCTTTCTCCGAATCTTTACGCTCTTCTCGATGCTCGCCTTAGGTATTGGAGGGCTAGGAGTCTACGGATTAGCCTCTTTTGTGGTCGCTCAACGAACGAAGGAAATTGGTATTCGTAAGGTTCTGGGGGCAACGGTGAGTAGTATTACCATGTTGCTATCCAGAGATTTCACTAAACTCATTTTGATTGCTTTTCTAGTTGCTGCCCCAATAGGATATTTTATAATGAACCGTTGGCTGGAAAACTTTGCGTATCGGGTTGATATAGGTATCGGTATTCTCATTACTACAAGTGGAATTGTTCTACTTATTACCCTGCTAACAGTCTGCTATCAATCAGTAAAAGCCGCCCTCGCCAACCCCGTAGATTCGCTGAGAAATGAGTAA
- a CDS encoding SCO family protein: MQKSRKIGLLILLLAIPIFFILFFELFSTNHYAVPVFYENGIDSLAACKPSQSAHRVKPLLTQNTTNQQTRPHLFTDAVQVVYTPSAKCESACVTMLEELARVQGVLETQAPTQITLIANSGSPSLSLLAQRYKKSQPSWLFLEGSEREYPSFLQCELVLPRFNIPLHETLVLVDRLGQIRGYYRGTDPSEVDRLIAEIRILEYSTDSQEDYSQDRTG; the protein is encoded by the coding sequence ATGCAAAAATCCCGGAAGATCGGTTTGCTAATATTGTTACTGGCAATACCGATTTTTTTTATCCTATTCTTTGAATTATTTAGTACTAATCATTACGCGGTTCCTGTATTTTATGAGAACGGTATAGACTCGCTTGCTGCTTGTAAGCCTAGTCAATCGGCTCATCGGGTGAAGCCGCTATTAACGCAAAACACCACCAATCAGCAGACTCGCCCCCATCTATTTACTGATGCGGTGCAGGTTGTATACACTCCATCTGCTAAATGTGAAAGTGCTTGTGTTACTATGCTGGAAGAACTAGCTCGAGTACAAGGGGTTTTGGAAACCCAAGCACCTACCCAAATCACTTTAATTGCGAATTCAGGTTCTCCTTCATTATCATTACTGGCTCAGAGATATAAAAAAAGTCAGCCTAGTTGGCTTTTTTTGGAAGGAAGCGAGCGTGAGTATCCTTCGTTTCTTCAGTGCGAGTTAGTATTACCTCGGTTTAATATTCCTCTACACGAAACGCTAGTGTTAGTAGACCGACTAGGGCAGATTCGGGGTTACTACCGAGGAACTGATCCTTCTGAAGTAGATCGCCTCATTGCAGAAATTCGAATTCTAGAATACAGTACCGATAGCCAAGAAGATTATTCCCAAGACCGCACAGGATAA
- the cas6 gene encoding CRISPR-associated endoribonuclease Cas6 codes for MRFNLVLRVIGNHRVLPINYQYPLHSWVYRVIQQADAEFSRFLHDKGYTVGSRRFKLFTFSQLKGEPYRIFAKEERIGFYGPELQLGVSFWLPEAAEHFIRGLFMGQQFRLGDRISQVDLEVVRIEALPRPQFTETMRYRILTPVVVSIRLPEHKHPQYQIPNNNGYTEQLLKNLQHKAEAARLNLPEVADNNRDFTEAWKLKLNSSFRKKGKVS; via the coding sequence ATGCGATTCAATCTCGTTCTTCGAGTTATTGGTAACCATCGGGTATTACCCATTAACTACCAATACCCACTACACAGTTGGGTGTACCGGGTAATTCAGCAGGCTGATGCCGAGTTTAGCCGTTTTCTGCACGACAAAGGGTATACAGTGGGCAGTCGGCGGTTTAAACTATTTACCTTCTCACAACTAAAGGGCGAGCCGTACCGCATTTTTGCCAAAGAAGAAAGAATAGGCTTCTACGGGCCAGAGTTACAACTAGGTGTCAGCTTCTGGTTACCCGAAGCAGCCGAGCACTTTATTAGAGGACTGTTTATGGGGCAGCAGTTCCGGCTAGGAGATCGCATTAGCCAGGTAGATTTGGAAGTAGTCCGTATTGAAGCCCTGCCGCGCCCCCAGTTTACTGAAACTATGCGCTACCGCATCCTTACGCCGGTGGTGGTAAGTATAAGGTTACCCGAACACAAACACCCCCAATACCAGATCCCAAATAATAACGGCTACACTGAACAGCTACTAAAAAACCTCCAACACAAAGCGGAAGCGGCGAGGCTAAACCTACCCGAAGTAGCGGATAATAATCGTGATTTTACCGAAGCATGGAAACTGAAGCTTAACAGTTCGTTTCGCAAAAAAGGTAAGGTATCGTAG
- a CDS encoding DUF983 domain-containing protein — MQKKSVGSAILNHKCPRCRTGDIFQYPFLQKPAKFTATHKSCPHCGVQYEQEPGFFVGAMYVSYAFTMAILLGTAFVLYNFFGDPELIVYITTVPVVVLLSLPIVFRYSRTLFLYGFGGLKYNPKMAK; from the coding sequence ATGCAAAAAAAATCCGTCGGATCAGCTATCCTCAATCATAAGTGCCCTCGCTGTCGTACTGGGGACATTTTTCAGTATCCTTTCCTTCAGAAACCTGCTAAGTTTACGGCTACCCATAAAAGTTGCCCTCATTGTGGGGTACAGTACGAACAGGAACCGGGTTTTTTCGTCGGAGCTATGTACGTCAGCTACGCGTTCACTATGGCTATATTACTGGGCACCGCGTTTGTCTTGTACAACTTCTTCGGCGATCCGGAGCTAATAGTTTACATCACTACTGTTCCGGTGGTGGTATTACTATCCCTACCCATTGTTTTTCGCTATTCGCGAACCCTCTTTCTGTACGGGTTCGGTGGGCTTAAGTACAATCCTAAGATGGCAAAATAA
- a CDS encoding CRISPR-associated endoribonuclease Cas6 has product MVVKQHTPQQNKIIGYTYNLTLTAPPEVQQLAYYAGLGEDNSMGFGFLEELKS; this is encoded by the coding sequence ATCGTAGTAAAGCAGCATACGCCCCAGCAGAACAAAATTATTGGCTACACTTATAACCTTACATTAACCGCGCCGCCCGAAGTGCAACAACTAGCCTACTACGCCGGGCTGGGGGAAGATAATAGTATGGGTTTTGGGTTTTTGGAAGAGCTGAAGAGCTGA
- a CDS encoding DUF420 domain-containing protein, translating into MSVKTQSYPTLLTNRRAINILSIVIPVAVALLIGIRQKVPLGEWTSALPHAIGIINAATSLLLIAAVVAIKQQKVELHRKLMTTAFALGAIFLVTYITYHISNPSTSYGGEGAIRYLYYFLLISHILLSIVVVRYVLLAMYYALNKQFGDHRRIVKLAFPIWLYVSITGVAVYLMISPYY; encoded by the coding sequence ATGAGTGTCAAAACCCAGTCGTATCCTACGCTTCTTACCAATCGTCGGGCGATCAATATACTATCCATCGTCATTCCGGTAGCTGTTGCCCTGCTAATCGGCATTCGGCAGAAAGTGCCGCTCGGCGAATGGACTTCCGCTTTACCACATGCAATCGGTATTATCAATGCAGCTACTTCGTTACTACTCATTGCCGCAGTGGTGGCCATTAAGCAACAGAAGGTAGAATTGCACCGCAAGCTGATGACAACCGCTTTTGCACTGGGAGCTATTTTCTTGGTGACCTATATTACTTATCATATTTCTAATCCTTCCACGTCCTACGGTGGTGAAGGAGCTATACGCTATCTTTACTATTTTCTGCTAATTTCGCATATACTACTATCAATTGTGGTGGTGCGCTATGTGCTGTTAGCTATGTACTACGCGCTTAATAAGCAGTTTGGCGATCATCGGCGGATTGTTAAGTTAGCATTTCCTATTTGGCTCTACGTATCCATCACCGGCGTAGCAGTGTACCTAATGATTAGCCCGTATTATTGA
- a CDS encoding cytochrome c oxidase subunit 3 — MATTTTSVEETTTGSVWDGGMAPLKASYGKLMMWFFLLSDAFTFSSLLISYGMIRYAWPAYNGEVEDFVFSQEYWPIPEKVFDAVPLLHGVSLPLVFVGIMTFILILSSVTMVLAVEAGHRMDKKDVTKWMLWTLIGGVAFLGCQAWEWSHFIHGTDEGGMMPDGSIFYGANLTQNQYGPPLFADLFFFITGFHGFHVFSGVALNFLIFYQATVGVFERRGHYEMVEKVGLYWHFVDLVWVFVFTFFYLI, encoded by the coding sequence ATGGCAACTACTACAACATCCGTAGAAGAAACAACCACAGGTAGCGTCTGGGATGGGGGAATGGCACCTCTGAAAGCCAGTTACGGCAAGCTCATGATGTGGTTCTTCTTACTATCTGATGCGTTTACTTTTTCATCGCTACTTATTTCCTACGGAATGATTCGTTACGCTTGGCCTGCGTACAATGGTGAAGTAGAAGATTTTGTTTTTTCCCAAGAATATTGGCCTATTCCAGAGAAGGTTTTTGATGCGGTACCACTGCTACACGGAGTATCGCTTCCTTTGGTCTTTGTGGGTATCATGACATTCATTCTGATTTTGAGTAGCGTTACGATGGTGTTGGCAGTAGAAGCTGGGCACCGAATGGATAAGAAAGATGTGACCAAATGGATGCTATGGACGCTAATTGGCGGGGTGGCTTTTTTAGGTTGCCAAGCTTGGGAGTGGTCACACTTTATTCACGGAACTGATGAAGGTGGTATGATGCCCGATGGCTCTATCTTCTACGGAGCCAATCTCACCCAAAATCAGTACGGGCCACCACTCTTCGCAGATCTGTTTTTCTTTATTACCGGCTTTCATGGTTTTCACGTATTTAGTGGCGTAGCGTTAAACTTTCTAATTTTCTATCAAGCTACTGTAGGGGTCTTTGAGCGCCGGGGGCACTACGAAATGGTAGAGAAAGTTGGGCTCTACTGGCACTTTGTAGATTTAGTGTGGGTGTTCGTATTTACTTTCTTTTACTTGATTTGA
- a CDS encoding PadR family transcriptional regulator has product MSKHHLGEFEEIVMLTVAILYGEAYGVAIIDEMEKRLNRKVSIGSLQTVLRRLEKKGYLSSEFGEATKVRGGKRKRFFTVTNFGRQALEGAKDQRLALWNAIPAIAFNPQS; this is encoded by the coding sequence ATGAGTAAACATCATCTTGGTGAATTTGAAGAAATCGTGATGCTTACGGTTGCTATCCTTTACGGCGAAGCCTACGGTGTGGCTATTATCGACGAAATGGAAAAAAGACTGAATCGCAAAGTAAGCATCGGTTCACTGCAAACGGTGCTGCGCCGGCTAGAGAAGAAAGGATATCTATCTTCTGAGTTTGGGGAAGCCACCAAGGTACGGGGTGGAAAAAGAAAGCGTTTCTTCACGGTTACCAACTTCGGACGGCAAGCTCTGGAAGGAGCCAAAGACCAGCGGTTGGCCTTGTGGAATGCCATTCCGGCTATCGCTTTTAATCCGCAATCATGA
- a CDS encoding cytochrome C oxidase subunit IV family protein, with amino-acid sequence MAQLDEATTVKVQPKDQKKINQLWRIAGILAIVTAIEFAFAYILPRGPLLYFTFIALTLVKAFYIVAEFMHLKGEVKTLIWSIVIPTIFVVWLVIALLAEGSSIFELKF; translated from the coding sequence ATGGCACAATTAGATGAAGCTACTACGGTTAAGGTTCAACCGAAAGATCAAAAGAAAATCAATCAGCTCTGGCGTATTGCGGGCATTCTGGCCATTGTAACGGCTATAGAGTTCGCATTTGCCTATATTCTTCCTCGGGGACCGTTGCTGTATTTCACATTTATAGCACTTACGCTAGTGAAGGCATTTTATATTGTTGCGGAGTTTATGCACCTCAAAGGAGAAGTCAAGACATTGATCTGGTCAATTGTAATTCCCACAATCTTTGTGGTTTGGTTGGTCATTGCCCTGCTGGCCGAAGGTTCATCTATCTTTGAGCTGAAGTTCTAA
- a CDS encoding VPS10 domain-containing protein, giving the protein MLLRLLLTLSIFFFGIYQVDAQRRSKSAEASAQFDEKYYDALRWRNIGPFRGGRSTTATGVVGQPQTYYFGATGGGVWKTTNAGHSWNNVTDGFFKTGSVGSVAVSESDPNVLYVGTGEAPVRGVKTSHGDGVYKSTDAGRTWENIGLEKTRQISKVRIHPENPDVVYVAAQGSPWAPTDERGIYRTQDGGKSWEKTLFVDENSGACDLAMDATNPRVMYATFWDHQRTPWKIRSGGEGSGIYKTTDGGDSWNQLTTGLPDSIMGKIGITISPANPDRVWAIIESEQGGLYRSDDAGSSWKLINEDRVLRARSWYYMHIFAHPTNENMVYVLNAPFMKSIDGGKTFEQVSTPHGDNHDLWINPNQPDYMINANDGGANISFDGGKSWSTQQNQPTAQFYRVSVDNRFPYYVYGGQQDNSTVAIPSRTNKDGIYWEDFYRVGGCESAFVAFDPDNPEHIYAGCYQGIISEYDANRNETRDVMAYAFQGLGSKPAEVKYRFNWNAPILVSQHDPSVIYHAGNVVLKSANRGNQWEEISPDLTQNDTTNLDYGGGPITKEGAGGEVYHTIAYLAESPHNASTLWVGSDDGLVHVTQDGGESWSNVTPSEIGEALINTIEVSPHEPGTAYLAVTRYKFNDFTPHIFKTTDYGKSWSRLVDGIADEAFVRVVREDPQRKDLLYAGTETGLYASFDGGQQWQPFQLNLPVVPITDLQVHRNDLVAATQGRAFWILDDLTPLHQLNESIKEASTFLFQPRDTYKTDGSRDTTAVALGENPVNGTAIYYYLNEVPEDDSLALTLEILNEEDSVIRSYASNAEKEPQQAPKKAGMNHWVWNLYQNDYEEVKGLMPFQGMQSYRVMPGEYQVRLAYGEDTLTQSFNVLMDPRVKATEAQLAEKEQHLETLDQSVKDLYQSVRKMQNVRELVKSMNERLCDDELNAEVVEAGEKILDTVDELQGKLVQMEQKTFQDVINFPNQLDTHLKHLKNIIDASVPPVTNGQQQRFTDMMSDWQNRKSEIQQLMEETIPDYNRLIQDNNIPYIATEQKEVTETAMP; this is encoded by the coding sequence ATGTTACTACGTTTACTACTTACCCTATCAATTTTTTTCTTCGGTATTTATCAGGTTGATGCCCAAAGGCGATCAAAATCCGCCGAAGCATCCGCTCAGTTTGACGAAAAATATTACGATGCCTTGCGTTGGCGAAACATCGGGCCATTCCGAGGGGGGCGATCTACTACGGCGACCGGAGTAGTCGGTCAACCTCAGACGTATTATTTTGGGGCTACCGGCGGGGGAGTCTGGAAAACTACCAATGCCGGACATAGTTGGAACAATGTCACCGACGGTTTTTTCAAAACCGGATCGGTTGGTTCAGTAGCAGTTAGCGAAAGTGATCCTAACGTACTGTACGTAGGTACGGGAGAGGCTCCGGTAAGAGGAGTAAAAACGTCACACGGTGATGGAGTCTACAAATCTACTGATGCGGGTAGAACCTGGGAGAATATTGGATTAGAGAAGACCCGGCAGATTTCTAAAGTACGGATTCACCCCGAAAATCCCGATGTGGTGTACGTAGCGGCGCAGGGCAGCCCTTGGGCTCCTACTGACGAGCGCGGAATTTATCGTACCCAAGATGGGGGTAAAAGTTGGGAAAAGACCCTTTTCGTAGATGAGAACAGTGGAGCCTGTGACTTGGCGATGGACGCCACCAATCCAAGAGTGATGTACGCTACTTTCTGGGATCATCAGCGCACTCCCTGGAAAATCCGCAGTGGGGGCGAGGGGAGTGGTATCTACAAAACTACCGACGGTGGAGACTCATGGAATCAGCTAACCACAGGTTTACCTGATTCTATTATGGGCAAGATTGGAATCACTATTTCCCCGGCCAACCCTGATCGGGTGTGGGCGATTATTGAGTCGGAGCAAGGTGGACTATATCGTTCCGATGATGCGGGTAGTTCCTGGAAACTGATTAACGAAGATCGAGTACTACGGGCGCGATCTTGGTACTACATGCACATCTTCGCTCACCCTACCAATGAGAATATGGTGTACGTCCTCAATGCCCCGTTTATGAAGTCTATTGATGGCGGGAAGACTTTTGAGCAAGTATCCACGCCCCACGGTGATAATCATGACTTATGGATTAATCCCAATCAGCCGGACTATATGATTAATGCTAATGACGGTGGGGCAAACATCTCATTTGATGGCGGAAAGAGTTGGTCAACTCAGCAGAATCAGCCTACGGCTCAGTTTTACCGCGTGAGTGTAGATAATCGCTTTCCTTACTACGTATACGGTGGGCAGCAAGATAATTCTACCGTAGCTATCCCGAGCCGAACGAATAAAGATGGTATCTACTGGGAAGACTTTTATCGGGTAGGCGGATGTGAGAGTGCCTTTGTGGCATTTGACCCTGATAATCCGGAACATATCTACGCCGGTTGTTATCAAGGGATTATATCGGAGTACGATGCCAACCGCAACGAAACCCGCGATGTGATGGCTTACGCCTTTCAGGGGTTGGGTTCTAAGCCCGCCGAAGTTAAGTATCGCTTCAATTGGAATGCGCCTATTTTGGTCTCTCAACACGACCCATCGGTGATTTACCACGCCGGAAATGTAGTGCTAAAATCTGCTAATCGAGGAAATCAGTGGGAAGAAATTAGCCCGGATCTAACCCAAAATGATACTACTAATTTGGATTACGGCGGTGGACCGATCACGAAAGAAGGAGCGGGAGGAGAAGTGTACCATACCATTGCTTACTTGGCGGAATCACCCCACAATGCCAGTACACTATGGGTGGGTAGTGATGACGGATTAGTTCACGTCACTCAGGATGGTGGCGAAAGCTGGAGTAACGTAACCCCTAGCGAAATTGGTGAAGCTCTGATTAACACCATAGAAGTATCGCCCCACGAACCGGGAACAGCGTATCTAGCCGTTACTCGCTATAAGTTTAATGACTTTACACCCCACATTTTTAAAACCACCGACTATGGTAAATCCTGGTCTCGCTTAGTTGATGGAATAGCCGACGAGGCTTTTGTGCGAGTGGTGCGAGAAGACCCTCAGCGTAAAGATTTACTCTACGCTGGAACCGAAACCGGATTGTACGCTTCGTTTGACGGCGGACAGCAGTGGCAGCCTTTTCAACTGAATTTACCCGTAGTACCAATCACTGATCTACAAGTACATCGTAACGATTTAGTGGCCGCTACGCAAGGTAGAGCTTTCTGGATATTGGATGATCTTACTCCTTTGCATCAACTTAACGAAAGTATTAAAGAAGCCAGTACCTTCCTGTTTCAACCGCGAGACACCTACAAAACCGACGGTAGCCGGGATACTACGGCAGTGGCATTAGGCGAGAACCCAGTTAATGGTACAGCAATTTATTATTATTTGAACGAAGTACCCGAAGATGATTCGTTGGCGTTGACACTAGAAATTCTGAATGAGGAAGACTCAGTAATCCGATCTTACGCCAGTAATGCTGAAAAAGAACCGCAGCAAGCCCCTAAGAAAGCCGGAATGAACCACTGGGTGTGGAACCTCTATCAAAATGACTACGAAGAAGTAAAAGGGCTAATGCCGTTTCAGGGGATGCAGAGCTACCGCGTGATGCCGGGCGAGTACCAAGTCCGGTTGGCCTACGGAGAAGACACACTGACCCAATCGTTTAATGTGCTCATGGACCCGCGAGTGAAAGCTACCGAAGCTCAGTTAGCCGAAAAAGAACAACACCTGGAAACTTTAGATCAGTCGGTGAAAGACCTGTATCAATCGGTACGGAAGATGCAGAATGTTCGAGAACTAGTGAAGAGTATGAACGAACGCTTATGTGACGATGAGCTTAACGCCGAGGTGGTAGAAGCTGGAGAAAAAATTCTGGATACGGTGGACGAGCTGCAAGGAAAGCTAGTACAAATGGAGCAGAAAACCTTTCAGGATGTAATTAACTTTCCTAATCAACTAGACACCCATCTGAAGCATCTCAAGAATATTATTGATGCCTCCGTGCCTCCTGTGACCAACGGACAGCAGCAGCGTTTTACTGATATGATGAGCGACTGGCAGAACCGAAAATCCGAAATCCAGCAACTAATGGAAGAAACGATACCCGACTACAATCGGCTAATCCAGGATAATAATATTCCCTATATCGCTACTGAGCAGAAGGAAGTAACAGAAACCGCGATGCCTTAG
- a CDS encoding IS1/IS1595 family N-terminal zinc-binding domain-containing protein codes for MKKLRIWQWGSKSYYWVDRAANRQNINNMLTCPHCPSSKIVKNGFTSYGKQNYRCHSCQRQAGERTDSVRFKREEILQSLLLERISLRAIARTLNVSLGWVVKRAKQYWQSVDKELPVGRLEQPELALYCLEADEMWRSAARSFVGAKDCPEWIWPPWNGWRSSDVVDSWWVFTLGGVTKKGPLVCG; via the coding sequence ATGAAAAAATTGAGAATTTGGCAATGGGGTAGTAAATCGTATTATTGGGTTGACCGCGCGGCGAACCGCCAAAACATCAATAATATGCTCACTTGTCCTCATTGCCCAAGTAGCAAGATCGTAAAGAATGGATTTACTTCCTACGGAAAGCAAAATTATCGCTGCCATTCTTGCCAACGCCAAGCCGGAGAAAGAACGGATTCTGTACGTTTTAAGCGGGAAGAAATACTACAGAGTCTGCTACTAGAGCGCATCTCATTACGGGCGATTGCCCGCACGCTAAACGTCAGTCTGGGTTGGGTAGTCAAACGTGCTAAACAATACTGGCAATCGGTTGATAAAGAGCTTCCCGTTGGACGACTAGAACAGCCTGAATTAGCCCTCTATTGCCTAGAGGCGGATGAAATGTGGCGGTCCGCCGCGCGGTCGTTTGTAGGAGCCAAAGACTGTCCCGAATGGATATGGCCACCATGGAATGGCTGGCGATCGAGCGACGTAGTAGACTCGTGGTGGGTTTTCACCTTGGGGGGCGTGACCAAGAAGGGGCCTTTGGTCTGTGGTTAA